Genomic segment of Sinorhizobium meliloti:
CGAAATGGGCACCCGCTTCCTCGATCGTTATCCGGCCGAGCTTTCCGGCGGACAGAAGCAGCGCGTCGCGATCGCCCGGGCGCTTGCCGCCCAACCGGAACTCATCCTTTGCGACGAGCCGACCTCGGCGCTCGATCCGCTGGTGGCGGAGGGGATTCTGAACCTGCTTCTGAAGCTGCAGGAGGAAACCGCCGTTTCCTACGTCTTCATCACCCATGACATCGCGATCGTCCGGGCAATCGCCGACAGCGTCGCCGTAATGCATCGCGGCCGGCTGGTGCGCTTCGGTCCGAAGTCTAAGGTCCTTTCGCCGCCCTTCGACGACTATACCGATCTGCTTTTGAAGTCGGTTCCGGAAATGGAAATCGGCTGGCTGGAAAAGGTCCTGCAGACGCGACGGATGGAGAGCGCCGGCAATTGAGTGCGCGTGGCGGCCGCCACGCGCACTCGTCAGTATTCTGCGGGAATGGTCAGCACTTCGGCCTCCGGCGTCTCCAGGAAGCGCCGGACCGCAGAGGGCAGATGCCGCGACCCGAAAGGAAGCAGCCCGCACCGCGAAAGCATCTGGCGCTTGTCCGGATCCAGCCCGATATGCCGCCAGATCATCCGCGAGGCGTAGGGCAGGTTCTCCTTGCGCCACGAGACCCCCATCGTGGTGCCGCGCAGATAGACCCGCTGGTGCACCTCGAAGGGCATCAGGATCGTCTGCGCCAGCATCGACGCCTGCCCCACGGTGCGCTCGGCTATGAAGATGCGGTTTCGCCAGAAGGTGACGAGGCCGACATATTTCGAGAGCTGTTCGATCTCGTTCGCCTTGTCGCGAATGCGCTCGATCGATTTCACCCGGATCGAGCCGCCTTCCTCATAGATATGCGCGCAGGAACAGACCACGAAGCCGGGCCAGGAGAGCGAAAGGTGATAGGTCTGGTAGTAGCCAAAATGGTGGCGAAGGGCTGCTGCATCGCCCGGGAACCCTTCGAGGAGCTGCCCCGCTTCCAGCCGGTGCCGCTCGGGGCGGATCATACGCGCCTCGAACAGCTTGGGTGAGAGCGAAAAATCCTCAGCCGCAAGTCCGAAGAACGCGGCAATCCGTTGCACGTTGTGCGCCGAAGGCCGCGCCTCGCCGTTGATGTAGCGGTTGAACTGCTGCCGGTTGACGCCGATCTCGCGGCAGATCTGGGAGATCGAGCGCCGCGTCGCACAGGCAAAACGCAGATTTGTTACGAATGTGTCGTCCGGCTGCAAGTGC
This window contains:
- a CDS encoding helix-turn-helix transcriptional regulator: MQPDDTFVTNLRFACATRRSISQICREIGVNRQQFNRYINGEARPSAHNVQRIAAFFGLAAEDFSLSPKLFEARMIRPERHRLEAGQLLEGFPGDAAALRHHFGYYQTYHLSLSWPGFVVCSCAHIYEEGGSIRVKSIERIRDKANEIEQLSKYVGLVTFWRNRIFIAERTVGQASMLAQTILMPFEVHQRVYLRGTTMGVSWRKENLPYASRMIWRHIGLDPDKRQMLSRCGLLPFGSRHLPSAVRRFLETPEAEVLTIPAEY